The following coding sequences are from one Lycium ferocissimum isolate CSIRO_LF1 chromosome 3, AGI_CSIRO_Lferr_CH_V1, whole genome shotgun sequence window:
- the LOC132050550 gene encoding vacuolar protein sorting-associated protein 2 homolog 3 isoform X1: protein MNIFSKKPNAKEALRESRRELTHATRGIEKEISALQSEEKKLVAEIKRTAKTGNETATKVLARQLIRLRQQIANLQGSRAQMRGIATHTQAISAQSSVAAGMKGATTAMTAMNKQMAPAKQAKVMQDFQRQSAQLDMSTEMMSDAIDDAIDNDEAEEETEDLTNQVLDEIGVDVASQMSAAPKGKIAGKRTEESSSSGIDELEKRLAALRNP from the exons ATGAACATCTTCTCCAAGAAACCCAATGCCAAAG AGGCGCTTCGGGAGAGTAGAAGAGAACTGACCCATGCTACGAGAG GTATTGAGAAGGAAATTTCTGCTTTGCAATCAGAG GAGAAAAAACTTGTTGCTGAAATAAAAAGGACCGCGAAAACTGGAAACGAG ACAGCTACAAAAGTTCTAGCACGTCAGTTAATCAGGCTTAGACAGCAAATAGCCAACTTGCAGGGTAGTCGGGCTCAAATGAGAGGTATTGCGACACATACGCAG GCAATATCCGCCCAATCTTCGGTTGCTGCAGGCATGAAAGGAGCCACTACGGCTATGACCGCTATGAATAAG CAAATGGCCCCTGCAAAGCAAGCGAAGGTGATGCAAGATTTCCAGAGGCAGTCAGCTCAATTGGATATGTCG ACTGAAATGATGTCAGACGCCATAGATGATGCTATAGATAATGATGAAGCGGAGGAGGAAACTGAAGATTTGACAAATCAG GTCCTTGATGAAATTGGAGTCGATGTTGCCTCACAG ATGTCGGCGGCTCCCAAGGGCAAAATTGCTGGAAAAAGGACCGAGGAATCAAGCAG
- the LOC132050550 gene encoding vacuolar protein sorting-associated protein 2 homolog 3 isoform X2: MLREVLRRKFLLCNQRYKKLVAEIKRTAKTGNETATKVLARQLIRLRQQIANLQGSRAQMRGIATHTQAISAQSSVAAGMKGATTAMTAMNKQMAPAKQAKVMQDFQRQSAQLDMSTEMMSDAIDDAIDNDEAEEETEDLTNQVLDEIGVDVASQMSAAPKGKIAGKRTEESSSSGIDELEKRLAALRNP; the protein is encoded by the exons ATGCTACGAGAG GTATTGAGAAGGAAATTTCTGCTTTGCAATCAGAGGTAT AAAAAACTTGTTGCTGAAATAAAAAGGACCGCGAAAACTGGAAACGAG ACAGCTACAAAAGTTCTAGCACGTCAGTTAATCAGGCTTAGACAGCAAATAGCCAACTTGCAGGGTAGTCGGGCTCAAATGAGAGGTATTGCGACACATACGCAG GCAATATCCGCCCAATCTTCGGTTGCTGCAGGCATGAAAGGAGCCACTACGGCTATGACCGCTATGAATAAG CAAATGGCCCCTGCAAAGCAAGCGAAGGTGATGCAAGATTTCCAGAGGCAGTCAGCTCAATTGGATATGTCG ACTGAAATGATGTCAGACGCCATAGATGATGCTATAGATAATGATGAAGCGGAGGAGGAAACTGAAGATTTGACAAATCAG GTCCTTGATGAAATTGGAGTCGATGTTGCCTCACAG ATGTCGGCGGCTCCCAAGGGCAAAATTGCTGGAAAAAGGACCGAGGAATCAAGCAG